A region of Methanocorpusculum labreanum Z DNA encodes the following proteins:
- a CDS encoding serine protein kinase RIO, producing the protein MSPEKPRKSKVSSPPRSASSADRHYEHDGRIEYLDRKLAEFGIRIKDADSQKVTGEVFDEVTLLALYKLVNKKIISSMGGSISTGKEANVFLAGKTDENGEEISAAVKIYRLRTGNFTTMSEYILGDPRFAGIRRTHKDIIFAWTKKEYSNLSRTKEAGIPCPTPYAFDRNILVMEFLGEGNIPYPQMRQCLPGTPAEAYEETIGLIRDLYQKARLVHGDLSEYNILTGPDGLILIDMAQAVTPEHPRAYNFLFRDIKNINRFFANKCKTTDEHELFRNIVGEEFFEI; encoded by the coding sequence ATGTCCCCCGAAAAACCCCGCAAATCCAAAGTTAGCTCACCACCAAGATCCGCATCCTCAGCCGACCGCCATTACGAACATGATGGAAGGATCGAGTACCTCGACCGGAAACTCGCCGAGTTCGGTATCCGGATCAAAGACGCCGACTCGCAAAAAGTCACCGGCGAAGTCTTCGATGAAGTCACTCTTTTAGCATTATACAAACTCGTCAACAAAAAGATCATCTCCTCGATGGGTGGCTCCATCTCCACCGGCAAGGAGGCAAACGTCTTCCTCGCAGGAAAAACCGATGAAAACGGTGAAGAAATCTCTGCCGCCGTCAAAATCTATCGGCTTCGAACAGGAAACTTCACCACCATGAGCGAGTACATCCTCGGTGATCCCAGGTTCGCCGGCATCCGCCGGACCCACAAAGACATCATCTTTGCCTGGACCAAAAAAGAGTACAGCAACCTTTCACGGACCAAAGAAGCCGGCATTCCCTGCCCGACCCCCTACGCATTCGACAGAAACATCCTCGTCATGGAATTCCTTGGCGAGGGAAACATCCCCTACCCCCAGATGCGGCAGTGTCTCCCGGGAACCCCCGCCGAAGCCTACGAAGAAACCATCGGGCTTATCCGTGATCTCTACCAGAAAGCACGGCTCGTTCACGGCGACCTCTCCGAGTACAACATCCTCACCGGACCAGACGGACTCATTTTAATCGACATGGCCCAGGCGGTAACCCCCGAACACCCCAGAGCCTACAATTTCCTTTTCAGGGACATCAAAAACATCAACAGATTTTTTGCAAACAAATGCAAAACCACCGACGAACACGAACTTTTTCGAAACATCGTCGGTGAAGAATTTTTCGAGATATAA
- a CDS encoding KH domain-containing protein, which yields MTQEVKIPNDRIGAIIGKGGETRKFLEKSLNVTLEIDSQTGLIEIINEEDTLAEIRSMEVIKAIGRGFSPERAKKLLEDDDMILTLIDLSDIADTPQKLARIRGRIIGREGKAREQIENMTGALISVYGKTVGIIGMPDQMNDAHTAITMLINGSDHNTVFNFLDRKKKEAKLDVLNYYY from the coding sequence ATGACACAGGAAGTAAAGATCCCCAACGACAGAATCGGCGCCATCATTGGAAAAGGCGGCGAGACCAGAAAATTCCTTGAGAAATCCCTCAACGTAACCCTTGAAATCGACAGTCAGACCGGACTCATCGAGATCATCAACGAAGAAGATACGCTTGCAGAGATCCGCTCGATGGAAGTCATCAAAGCGATCGGCCGCGGCTTCTCGCCCGAACGTGCGAAAAAACTCCTCGAAGACGACGACATGATCTTGACCTTGATCGACCTCTCGGATATCGCAGACACCCCCCAGAAACTCGCACGCATCAGAGGAAGGATCATCGGACGCGAAGGAAAAGCCCGTGAACAGATCGAAAATATGACCGGTGCACTCATCTCCGTATACGGAAAGACCGTCGGCATCATCGGCATGCCGGATCAGATGAACGACGCTCACACCGCGATAACCATGCTCATAAACGGCTCGGACCACAATACCGTCTTTAACTTCCTGGATCGCAAAAAGAAGGAAGCAAAGCTGGATGTTCTGAACTATTACTACTAA